The stretch of DNA TGAGATCACTCCAACCGAATCCATGGTCATCGCTCGTAGCTTTCGGAGAAACTTCATCGCTCTGGCGGGACGCCTCGTCAACCGATCGGGGAAGATCACGCTTCGTACTCCAGCTCGTTGGCCATGGGCCAAGAGCTTCATGAGAGCACTGATCACTCTCCGGGCACTTGAACCAATTCCCATCTAGGGAACTACCCCGACTCTCGGCGCGGTCACAAGTACACCCTCCATGCGCCCCACAAACGAAAGACTAAAACCAACCTTTAACCCATCACGTCCCGACTCCGGTCTGAACCGATCCGGAACCATGGGTTGCCTCTACGGCACACAATCACGACCTCAGGGCCACCGCCCCACCCCGGAACCGGGGTGCGTCGGTGGATCCAGGCTCAATCCTTGAGCCGTATACCACTGATCTACAAAGACGTGGTATCAGGTTGAAGACCGATCCTTACTACCGACAGT from Ferrimicrobium sp. encodes:
- a CDS encoding transposase, with product FHRNRARVELSIKDLKEGAGLEHIPSGKFDANSAWLSHAILAHNLMRQVSYLGEITPTESMVIARSFRRNFIALAGRLVNRSGKITLRTPARWPWAKSFMRALITLRALEPIPI